The proteins below come from a single Crossiella sp. CA-258035 genomic window:
- a CDS encoding ROK family transcriptional regulator, producing MRENSQTVHDLRRGNRATVLRAVYFDGPLSRRELAACTGLSQASVSNVAGQLVDEQVLVEAGTVDSDGGRPRGLLRVNPGHATVIGVEVAETWVRVKAFDLTLAVLAEETLPVEPDNQDRDLVIGHILTGLEKVLAADTVCADRVLGVGVGVPGVVQQDSELLVHGHTAAWHKVPLEALLRKGTDLPLHIDNGANTMGQAEMWFGAGRGAKHAVIALIGSGVGAGVIAEGNPFRGARRSAGEWGHTTLALDGPPCRCGSRGCLESFTGAAAVVARHRAAMHITTPLTDEATAFRAALADPAPQARALIEESARYLGAGIANLVNLFNPERILLGGWAGLLLAEHTLPLIRDTARAYALRHPFEGTQIALCELGPDAIALGAATLWVNRFLRTGGVHKLSPPQR from the coding sequence GTGCGCGAGAACAGTCAGACGGTGCACGACCTGCGCCGCGGCAACCGGGCCACGGTGCTGCGCGCGGTGTACTTCGACGGCCCGCTCAGCCGCCGTGAGCTGGCCGCGTGCACCGGTCTGAGCCAGGCATCGGTGAGCAACGTGGCGGGCCAGCTGGTGGATGAGCAGGTGCTGGTCGAGGCGGGCACGGTGGACTCCGACGGCGGCCGCCCGCGCGGGCTGCTGCGGGTGAACCCAGGGCACGCCACGGTGATCGGCGTGGAGGTGGCCGAGACCTGGGTGCGGGTCAAGGCATTCGACCTGACCCTGGCCGTGCTGGCTGAGGAGACCCTGCCGGTCGAGCCGGACAACCAGGACCGGGACCTGGTGATCGGCCACATCCTGACCGGCCTGGAGAAGGTGCTGGCCGCGGACACGGTGTGCGCCGACCGGGTGCTCGGCGTCGGCGTCGGGGTGCCGGGCGTGGTGCAGCAGGACAGCGAGCTGCTGGTGCACGGACACACCGCCGCCTGGCACAAGGTGCCGCTGGAAGCATTGCTGCGCAAGGGAACCGACCTGCCCCTGCACATCGACAACGGCGCGAACACCATGGGCCAGGCCGAGATGTGGTTCGGCGCGGGCCGGGGCGCGAAGCACGCGGTGATCGCCCTGATCGGCTCCGGCGTCGGCGCGGGCGTGATCGCCGAGGGCAACCCCTTCCGCGGCGCCCGGCGCAGCGCGGGGGAGTGGGGCCACACCACCCTCGCCCTGGACGGTCCACCCTGCCGCTGCGGCTCCCGCGGCTGCCTGGAGTCCTTCACCGGCGCGGCGGCCGTGGTCGCCCGCCACCGCGCCGCCATGCACATCACCACCCCGCTGACCGACGAGGCCACCGCCTTCCGTGCCGCCCTCGCCGACCCCGCACCCCAAGCCCGGGCCCTGATCGAGGAGAGCGCGCGGTACCTGGGCGCGGGCATCGCCAACCTGGTCAACCTGTTCAACCCGGAACGCATCCTGCTCGGCGGCTGGGCCGGACTGCTGCTCGCCGAGCACACCCTCCCGCTGATCAGGGACACCGCCCGCGCCTACGCCCTGCGCCACCCGTTCGAAGGCACCCAGATCGCCCTGTGCGAACTGGGCCCGGACGCCATCGCGCTGGGCGCGGCGACCCTGTGGGTGAACCGCTTCCTGCGCACCGGCGGCGTGCACAAGCTGAGCCCTCCGCAACGGTAG
- a CDS encoding glycoside hydrolase family 30 beta sandwich domain-containing protein — MRSVPIFSAAALGLVLTASVLAVPAPEAQAAGETVNVTLTTTTAANKGRTVTRGLQPQAPVRFTAGTGSGGTTITVDEGRTYQEFEGAGASFTDTAAWLMNSSGALTPATREATMRKLFHPAEGIGLSFIRNPMGASDLARFDYNFDNTCCDVGDFTINHDLADVLPLTRQAKQLNPALKVMASPWSSPGWMKDNNHMHQGWLQSQYYTAYGQYFAKYVQAYQSRGVPIDYVSVQNEPTCCAGYPSMQWNANGIIHFTKNALWPAFRAAGISTKTLVLDWNWDKWAEWGAPQVNDPAIRNDPLFGGVAWHGYGGDVATQSQVHNQYPGIRQYGTEHSGGEWISDQHREDMVADIIGPTRNHARSVVKWSLALDQNQGPHNGGCGTCTGLITVQNGGPRHGQVDYTIEYYNMGHLTKFVRPGAVRVDTSNTAAVSNVAWRNPDGSKALIAYNTSGANQDLRVNWGGQSFSYDLPARTTATFTWAGPPSGGPTGDRLTGLGGKCLDVTDNSTANGTPAQLWDCTGAPNQQWTTA, encoded by the coding sequence ATGCGCAGTGTTCCGATCTTCTCCGCGGCGGCGCTGGGACTGGTGCTGACCGCATCCGTGCTCGCCGTCCCGGCTCCCGAGGCGCAGGCCGCCGGGGAGACCGTCAACGTCACGCTGACCACCACCACCGCGGCCAACAAGGGCCGCACCGTGACCCGGGGGCTGCAACCGCAGGCACCGGTCCGGTTCACCGCGGGCACCGGCAGTGGTGGCACCACCATCACCGTCGACGAGGGCCGCACCTACCAGGAGTTCGAGGGCGCGGGCGCCTCGTTCACCGACACCGCGGCCTGGCTGATGAACTCCAGCGGCGCGCTCACCCCGGCCACCCGCGAAGCCACCATGCGCAAGCTGTTCCACCCCGCTGAGGGCATCGGGCTGTCCTTCATCCGCAACCCGATGGGCGCCTCTGACCTGGCCCGCTTCGACTACAACTTCGACAACACCTGCTGCGACGTCGGCGACTTCACTATCAACCACGACCTCGCGGACGTGCTTCCCCTTACCCGGCAGGCGAAACAGCTCAACCCGGCGCTGAAGGTGATGGCCTCGCCGTGGAGCTCGCCGGGCTGGATGAAGGACAACAACCACATGCACCAGGGGTGGTTGCAGTCCCAGTACTACACCGCCTACGGCCAGTACTTCGCCAAGTACGTGCAGGCCTACCAGTCCCGCGGCGTGCCGATCGACTACGTCTCGGTGCAGAACGAGCCGACCTGCTGCGCCGGGTACCCCTCGATGCAGTGGAACGCCAACGGGATCATCCACTTCACCAAGAACGCGCTCTGGCCTGCCTTCCGCGCGGCCGGGATCAGCACCAAGACCCTGGTGCTGGACTGGAACTGGGACAAGTGGGCGGAGTGGGGCGCGCCGCAGGTCAACGACCCGGCCATCCGCAACGACCCGCTCTTCGGCGGGGTGGCCTGGCACGGCTACGGCGGCGACGTGGCCACCCAGTCCCAGGTGCACAACCAGTACCCCGGCATCAGGCAGTACGGCACCGAGCACTCCGGCGGTGAGTGGATCAGCGACCAGCACCGCGAGGACATGGTCGCCGACATCATCGGCCCCACCCGCAACCACGCCCGCAGCGTGGTCAAGTGGAGCCTGGCCCTGGACCAGAACCAGGGCCCGCACAACGGCGGCTGCGGCACCTGCACCGGCCTGATCACCGTGCAGAACGGCGGCCCCCGGCACGGCCAGGTGGACTACACCATCGAGTACTACAACATGGGCCACCTGACCAAGTTCGTCCGCCCCGGCGCGGTGCGGGTGGACACCAGCAACACCGCCGCGGTGAGCAACGTGGCCTGGCGCAACCCGGACGGATCCAAGGCGCTGATCGCCTACAACACCAGCGGCGCCAACCAGGACCTGCGGGTCAACTGGGGCGGCCAGTCCTTCAGCTACGACCTGCCCGCGCGCACCACGGCCACCTTCACCTGGGCCGGTCCGCCCAGCGGCGGCCCCACCGGCGACCGGCTCACCGGCCTCGGCGGCAAGTGCCTGGACGTCACCGACAACAGCACCGCCAACGGCACGCCCGCCCAGCTCTGGGACTGCACCGGCGCGCCGAACCAGCAATGGACCACCGCGTGA
- a CDS encoding glycosyltransferase, giving the protein MITAAPLLGHLLPLVPLARAIREAGHEVLLATAGEALAVADQSDLPVRDIAPGFRFEPIVRRTLLWHPLIAKAEIAGKSGTRGAALLFGHVNEEIADGAVELARSWRPDLILHEPLAIAGALAAAVTGVPAVLVENSLFDGLELLAATKEKLSKPLRRNGIDHLPGPAARIVTAPPSLVGEQPGWPMRYEPYSGAGELPAWLAAESERPRIAVSRSTVGGPGGNRLMSAVVDAAEGLDAEIVLLRPDRRVLRRESLPANVRTLDWAPLTSVLAHCAALVHHGGAGSVAAALAAGIPQLVVPGAGDRDHNARLVAKRGAGTAVAAKDISTAELRRLLTDPALTEASLAVRKEMAGMPAPATLVTKLAGLVK; this is encoded by the coding sequence ATGATCACCGCGGCTCCGCTGCTGGGCCACCTGTTGCCGCTGGTTCCCCTCGCCCGCGCGATCCGCGAGGCCGGTCACGAGGTCCTGCTGGCCACCGCCGGCGAGGCGCTGGCCGTGGCCGACCAGTCCGACCTGCCGGTGCGCGACATCGCGCCCGGCTTCCGGTTCGAGCCGATCGTGCGCCGGACCCTGCTGTGGCACCCGCTGATCGCCAAGGCGGAGATCGCGGGCAAGTCCGGTACCAGGGGCGCGGCCCTGCTGTTCGGGCACGTGAACGAGGAGATCGCGGACGGCGCGGTCGAGCTGGCCCGCTCCTGGCGGCCGGACCTGATCCTGCACGAGCCGCTGGCCATCGCGGGCGCGCTGGCCGCCGCGGTGACCGGGGTGCCCGCGGTGCTGGTGGAGAACTCGCTCTTCGACGGCCTGGAACTGCTCGCCGCGACCAAGGAGAAGCTGAGCAAGCCGTTGCGCCGCAACGGGATCGACCACCTGCCGGGGCCCGCCGCGCGGATCGTCACCGCGCCGCCCAGCCTGGTCGGCGAGCAGCCGGGCTGGCCGATGCGCTACGAGCCCTACAGCGGCGCGGGCGAGCTGCCCGCCTGGCTGGCCGCGGAGTCCGAGCGGCCGCGGATCGCGGTCAGCCGCAGCACCGTCGGCGGTCCGGGCGGCAACCGCCTGATGAGCGCGGTGGTGGACGCCGCCGAGGGCCTGGACGCCGAGATCGTGCTGCTGCGCCCGGACCGCCGGGTGCTGCGCCGGGAGTCCCTGCCCGCCAACGTGCGCACCCTGGACTGGGCCCCGCTGACCAGCGTGCTGGCGCACTGCGCCGCGCTGGTGCACCACGGCGGCGCGGGTTCGGTGGCCGCGGCGCTGGCCGCGGGCATCCCGCAGCTGGTGGTGCCCGGCGCGGGCGACCGCGACCACAACGCCCGCCTGGTCGCCAAGCGTGGCGCGGGCACCGCGGTGGCGGCCAAGGACATCAGCACCGCGGAGCTGCGCAGGCTGCTCACCGACCCGGCGCTGACCGAGGCGTCCCTGGCCGTGCGCAAGGAGATGGCGGGCATGCCCGCCCCGGCCACGCTGGTGACGAAGCTGGCCGGGCTGGTCAAGTAG